A single window of Psychromonas ingrahamii 37 DNA harbors:
- the frsA gene encoding esterase FrsA has protein sequence MSENLSETLFVHKSNVQETSTIVANSATKKNHKQNNVVMEGEEKPGWYRLLKFMLWSWQGLDLIECSEVLARIAVSTHPRSDQELLDSVIGFHSGNWSYEWTQKAMFYYKQGKAYAQQGEPEKAKKAYYLASQFYSVASYPHLKGDELSLQAQALAFNNYKESAKYNHNMILKEIKVPFQGKEVTCYLHLPNDETIHPVVIISGGLDTLQCELLPLFEKELAPAGIAMLTVDLPGIGFASHVKLDQNSSNLHQAICHFLKGVPWVDHDRIALMGMRFGGNVAARLAFLEPNCVKSVVCVGAAVGSIFDNLDNFKKLPPMLLDCIASRMQINNSSVEMLYKFCVPLSLIKQGLLARTRIKTPLLSIGHKDDLICNEQDLKLIARASREGESHIIDKPPIFESYLKSLSYSAEWLTIHLAE, from the coding sequence ATGTCTGAAAATTTATCTGAAACGCTGTTTGTACATAAATCTAATGTACAAGAAACATCAACTATTGTTGCTAACTCTGCAACGAAAAAAAACCATAAACAAAATAATGTTGTTATGGAGGGAGAAGAAAAACCGGGTTGGTATCGTTTATTAAAGTTTATGCTGTGGTCTTGGCAAGGTTTAGACCTTATTGAGTGTTCCGAGGTGCTCGCCCGTATTGCTGTGTCAACACATCCCCGCAGTGATCAAGAGTTATTAGATAGCGTAATAGGTTTTCATTCGGGAAATTGGAGCTATGAGTGGACGCAGAAAGCTATGTTTTATTACAAACAAGGTAAAGCATATGCTCAGCAGGGTGAGCCTGAAAAGGCCAAAAAAGCGTATTATTTAGCGTCACAATTTTATAGTGTTGCCAGTTACCCACACTTAAAAGGAGATGAATTAAGCCTCCAGGCTCAAGCGTTAGCATTTAATAATTATAAAGAGTCAGCAAAATATAATCATAATATGATTTTAAAAGAGATTAAAGTGCCATTCCAAGGTAAAGAGGTCACTTGTTATTTGCATCTTCCAAATGATGAAACGATTCATCCTGTGGTGATTATTAGTGGTGGACTCGATACCCTGCAGTGTGAATTATTACCCCTGTTTGAAAAGGAGCTTGCCCCGGCAGGCATTGCGATGCTAACCGTCGACTTACCCGGCATTGGTTTTGCCTCGCATGTCAAACTGGATCAAAACTCATCCAATTTACATCAGGCCATTTGCCATTTTTTAAAAGGAGTACCTTGGGTTGATCATGATCGTATTGCGTTGATGGGAATGCGCTTTGGCGGTAATGTGGCTGCTCGTTTAGCCTTTTTAGAGCCTAACTGTGTTAAATCTGTTGTCTGTGTAGGTGCTGCTGTGGGCAGTATCTTTGATAATTTAGATAATTTTAAAAAATTACCGCCGATGCTATTAGATTGCATTGCATCACGTATGCAGATTAATAATTCCAGCGTTGAGATGTTGTATAAGTTTTGTGTGCCCCTTTCACTTATTAAACAGGGATTGCTTGCTCGGACGCGCATCAAAACCCCTTTATTAAGTATTGGGCACAAAGATGATTTAATTTGCAACGAGCAAGATTTAAAGTTGATTGCCCGTGCCAGTCGTGAAGGAGAATCACATATTATTGATAAACCTCCCATATTTGAATCATATTTAAAATCTTTAAGTTATTCTGCTGAATGGTTAACAATACATCTTGCTGAGTAG
- the crl gene encoding sigma factor-binding protein Crl has product MTMDVKKSPSHGRITKLLTDLGPYFRRLNSTESSYFFDCLEICVDDQKEPEEREFLGWWMIVKKQEDSFEYERFNGRYNLPGNWVDETIYKKNQQQLDNSFELFLARLETLLEVETELPLNLREVVCSEV; this is encoded by the coding sequence ATGACCATGGACGTAAAAAAATCACCATCCCACGGACGAATCACCAAATTACTCACTGATTTGGGGCCTTATTTTCGTCGCCTGAATTCAACGGAATCATCCTATTTTTTTGATTGTTTAGAAATCTGTGTGGATGATCAAAAAGAGCCAGAAGAAAGGGAGTTTTTAGGCTGGTGGATGATTGTTAAAAAACAGGAGGATAGTTTTGAATATGAACGCTTTAACGGCCGTTATAACCTGCCGGGAAATTGGGTAGATGAAACTATTTATAAAAAAAATCAGCAACAACTTGATAACTCTTTTGAGTTGTTTTTAGCGCGATTAGAAACATTACTTGAAGTTGAAACTGAATTACCGTTAAATCTGCGGGAAGTGGTCTGCAGCGAAGTATAA
- the proB gene encoding glutamate 5-kinase — protein MKTSKKTIVVKLGTSVLTSGTTKLDRAQMVEIVRQCALLHHQGHHIIVVTSGAIAAGKEHLGLHNIEPTIANKQMLAAVGQGQLVREWENLFKIYGLHVGQMLLTRADLDDRLRFLNARDTIKTLLKYRIIPLVNENDAVATSEIKVGDNDNLSALVALLADADQLLLLTDQLGLFTGDPRNNPDAQLIPEIQKITQEIHELASGSISGLGTGGMATKIESAMIANRAGIEVVIASGHKKDVIIKAANNQSVGTRFSSENTRLEARKNWIFAASRSSGKIIVDAGAEKAIVHNGSSLLAKGIVATTENFSRGYVVSIVNQAGQELARGLVRYKKVDIEKIKGLHSEQIEAVLGFEHGRVVIHRDDLVLL, from the coding sequence ATGAAAACCAGTAAAAAAACCATTGTCGTAAAATTAGGAACAAGTGTGCTGACCAGCGGCACGACAAAGTTAGATCGCGCACAGATGGTTGAAATTGTACGTCAATGTGCGCTATTGCACCATCAGGGTCATCATATTATTGTGGTAACCTCGGGCGCTATTGCTGCTGGTAAAGAGCATTTAGGGTTGCATAATATTGAGCCTACGATAGCAAATAAACAGATGCTTGCGGCAGTTGGGCAGGGGCAATTAGTGCGTGAGTGGGAAAATCTGTTCAAAATATACGGGTTACATGTTGGACAAATGTTATTAACCCGTGCTGATTTAGATGATCGCCTGCGTTTTTTGAATGCGCGAGATACGATAAAAACACTGTTAAAATACCGAATTATTCCTTTAGTTAATGAAAATGATGCAGTCGCTACCAGTGAAATTAAAGTGGGTGATAATGATAATCTGTCGGCATTAGTGGCTTTATTAGCCGATGCTGATCAGTTACTATTATTGACCGATCAACTGGGTCTGTTTACCGGTGATCCGCGTAATAACCCCGATGCGCAGCTAATCCCCGAAATCCAAAAAATCACTCAGGAAATTCACGAGCTGGCAAGTGGCAGTATAAGCGGCCTGGGTACGGGAGGCATGGCGACGAAAATTGAATCAGCAATGATTGCCAATAGAGCGGGCATTGAAGTGGTCATAGCATCGGGTCATAAAAAAGATGTGATTATCAAGGCCGCTAATAATCAGTCGGTAGGAACGCGTTTCAGCTCCGAAAATACCCGTTTAGAAGCGCGTAAAAACTGGATTTTTGCCGCGTCGCGCAGCAGTGGTAAAATTATTGTTGATGCGGGGGCGGAGAAAGCCATTGTACATAACGGCAGCAGTTTGTTAGCAAAAGGCATTGTAGCAACAACGGAAAATTTTTCGCGCGGTTATGTTGTTAGTATCGTTAATCAGGCCGGCCAAGAGTTAGCCCGAGGGCTGGTACGTTATAAAAAAGTCGATATAGAAAAAATAAAAGGGTTACACTCAGAACAAATTGAAGCAGTATTAGGTTTTGAACATGGTAGAGTCGTTATACATCGAGATGATTTAGTACTCTTATAA
- a CDS encoding glutamate-5-semialdehyde dehydrogenase produces MDLQSLGKLAKEASYELAITGSEKKNAALEAIALALEANQDKIVSANKEDIQAGKEAGLTEALLDRLLLDETRLAGVVSDVRSVIKLDDPVGEEFDGKLLENGLKLSKRRVPIGVIGVIYEARPNVTIDIAVLSLKTGNACILRGGKETIRSNIVLVEVIQAALKSVGLPETSVQYIKSTDRALVGELLKMDDYVDMIIPRGNAGLQKFCKENSNIPVIVGGIGVCHLFADKSVDQEKALAIVANAKVQRPTVCNALETLLVHQDIAEEFLPKLHAHLAPMGVTLIAEEKAKAILGDKATLAEAGDFDREWLCLNLGVKVVADFHEAIMHIRTHSSGHSDGILTNDFTIANKFINVVNSAAVYINASTRFTDGSQFGLGAEVAVSTQKLHARGPMGLQELTTYKWIGIGENLIRP; encoded by the coding sequence ATGGATTTACAATCATTAGGTAAATTAGCAAAAGAAGCAAGTTATGAACTTGCAATTACTGGCAGCGAAAAAAAGAATGCCGCATTAGAAGCGATTGCTTTAGCGTTAGAGGCTAATCAGGATAAGATTGTTTCAGCCAATAAGGAAGATATTCAAGCGGGTAAAGAAGCCGGATTAACGGAAGCGTTATTAGACCGTCTGTTGCTTGATGAAACGCGTTTAGCTGGCGTTGTTAGTGATGTGCGCAGTGTGATTAAATTAGACGATCCTGTCGGTGAAGAGTTTGATGGTAAGCTCCTTGAAAATGGCTTGAAACTCAGTAAACGTCGCGTGCCAATTGGTGTGATTGGCGTGATTTATGAAGCTCGCCCAAATGTGACTATTGATATCGCGGTATTGAGTTTGAAAACCGGTAATGCGTGTATTTTACGTGGTGGTAAAGAGACTATTCGCTCTAATATCGTCTTAGTAGAAGTGATTCAAGCGGCTTTAAAATCCGTTGGTTTACCAGAAACCTCAGTGCAGTATATTAAAAGTACGGACCGCGCTTTAGTGGGCGAGCTTTTAAAAATGGATGACTACGTGGATATGATTATTCCACGCGGTAATGCCGGACTGCAAAAATTCTGTAAAGAAAACAGTAATATCCCAGTGATCGTTGGCGGCATTGGTGTCTGTCATCTGTTTGCTGACAAAAGTGTCGATCAGGAAAAAGCCTTGGCTATTGTTGCCAATGCCAAAGTACAAAGACCGACAGTGTGTAATGCATTAGAGACGCTATTAGTGCATCAGGATATTGCTGAGGAATTTTTGCCTAAACTGCATGCTCACCTTGCCCCTATGGGCGTGACACTGATTGCAGAAGAAAAAGCAAAAGCTATTTTAGGTGACAAAGCAACCCTTGCGGAGGCAGGTGATTTCGATCGCGAATGGTTATGTTTAAATTTAGGGGTTAAAGTAGTTGCTGATTTCCATGAGGCTATTATGCATATTCGCACCCATAGCTCTGGTCATTCTGACGGTATTTTAACCAATGATTTTACCATTGCGAATAAGTTTATTAATGTCGTCAATTCTGCTGCTGTTTACATCAATGCGAGCACGCGCTTTACCGATGGCAGCCAATTCGGATTAGGGGCCGAAGTCGCTGTATCAACGCAAAAACTGCATGCACGCGGCCCGATGGGATTACAAGAACTGACCACTTACAAGTGGATTGGTATTGGCGAAAACTTAATCCGTCCTTAA
- a CDS encoding ABC transporter ATP-binding protein, translated as MSLSIIKAISVSKSVISNGNELSILKDITFDVVAGETVAIVGTSGAGKSTLMALLAGLDIASSGEIELLDQPLSQLNDEQRAQIRSESIGFVFQSFLLIPSLSALENVTLPAILRGEGEDIEKAKQLLESVGLTGRETHLPDQLSGGEQQRVALARAFMTQPKILFADEPTGNLDEHTAENIIELLFEMNRDHGTTLVLITHDTNLAKRCDRTLSIHAGQLQEV; from the coding sequence ATGTCATTATCCATTATAAAAGCAATATCAGTGAGTAAATCCGTTATTTCCAATGGAAACGAATTATCTATTCTAAAAGATATCACATTTGACGTCGTTGCGGGTGAGACTGTTGCCATTGTTGGCACCTCCGGGGCGGGTAAATCCACCTTAATGGCTTTGTTGGCGGGATTAGATATTGCCAGCTCAGGTGAAATTGAATTACTGGATCAACCTTTATCACAATTGAATGATGAGCAACGAGCGCAAATTCGCAGCGAATCAATCGGCTTTGTTTTTCAGAGCTTTTTGCTAATACCATCGTTATCTGCGTTAGAAAATGTGACCTTACCGGCTATTTTACGTGGGGAAGGGGAAGATATAGAGAAAGCTAAACAGCTACTTGAATCGGTTGGACTGACGGGGCGTGAAACGCATTTGCCTGACCAGTTATCCGGTGGCGAGCAGCAACGAGTCGCATTAGCCAGGGCTTTTATGACCCAGCCAAAAATCCTCTTTGCCGATGAGCCAACCGGCAATTTAGATGAGCATACGGCAGAAAATATTATTGAACTTTTATTTGAAATGAATCGGGATCATGGCACGACGTTAGTATTAATAACCCATGACACTAATTTAGCCAAACGCTGCGATCGTACGCTCTCTATTCACGCCGGCCAGTTGCAGGAGGTCTAA
- a CDS encoding monovalent cation:proton antiporter family protein yields the protein MLNDLLLLLFFAIVSVLIFKRLRLSNIVAYLFTGFVLGPSLFNLLNSYHEIELVAEFGIVFLMFSLGLEFSLNKLIKMSRAVFGIGALQVCASFFLFYWLCQLFDLNWQQAFTVAAVLTMSSTAIIVKVLSDQQRLQSRIGRLAISILLFQDLAVVPFLIIIPIIAMPGLEGDIVTALLLAFVKGALAVAVILSVGRWLLPMFFDEMASMRFDEIFILSTLFVTILAAWFTQLLGLSMALGAFLAGMMLSESHYRHQLLADIRPFKDILMAIFFISIGTLLQYQVLLDDFGILILIVIGVMLAKILTITLAAVIMQEKLSTALGTGIALAQMGEFGFILVALASKYKLLDAQLSSLIIATGVISMTLTPLLVKYSSYISRELLHHSANAFRFQKTLPGQFTKHTIICGYGRVGQIVSRFLKNESLPFIVLDRDPMRVKEAREGGELIEFGDASRREILLLAGIEKANLLIITFDDLRRSMALLGLIRVLNPSLKVLVRTKDDKGLDLLKEAGATEVIPEVLEGSLMLVAHVLFLSGVPSRRILQRLESERNIKYQHLHGFYYGQNSRSEKNAWHIEQLHAVTLTEEAEVVGSCVQEFHLAGVIIKSLHRENGAEVLISEKVLFEPGDLVLLQGDKDRLQLAEKILLGKCYYVPV from the coding sequence GTGCTTAATGATCTGTTATTATTACTCTTTTTTGCAATTGTCAGCGTACTTATCTTTAAACGCCTGAGATTGTCGAATATTGTCGCCTACCTCTTTACCGGATTTGTGCTGGGTCCCTCGCTGTTTAATCTTCTTAACTCTTATCATGAAATAGAGCTGGTTGCCGAGTTTGGTATCGTTTTTTTAATGTTTTCACTCGGATTGGAGTTTTCATTAAACAAATTGATTAAAATGAGTCGGGCTGTTTTTGGCATTGGGGCACTGCAGGTATGTGCTTCATTTTTTCTGTTCTATTGGTTATGCCAATTATTTGATCTGAACTGGCAGCAGGCATTTACCGTTGCTGCGGTCTTAACCATGTCGTCAACGGCCATTATTGTTAAAGTATTAAGCGATCAGCAGAGGTTACAATCAAGAATTGGTCGACTGGCAATCTCCATTCTTCTTTTTCAAGATCTTGCCGTGGTCCCCTTCTTAATTATTATTCCTATTATTGCAATGCCGGGGCTTGAAGGCGATATCGTGACCGCTTTGTTGCTTGCCTTTGTAAAAGGGGCGTTAGCTGTCGCTGTTATCTTATCCGTTGGGCGCTGGTTACTGCCAATGTTTTTTGATGAAATGGCGAGTATGCGTTTTGATGAGATTTTTATTCTATCAACGCTGTTTGTCACTATCTTAGCCGCCTGGTTTACGCAATTATTGGGTCTATCTATGGCATTAGGGGCTTTTTTGGCGGGTATGATGCTTAGCGAAAGTCATTACCGCCATCAACTTTTGGCCGATATTAGGCCATTTAAAGATATTTTGATGGCCATTTTTTTTATCTCAATTGGTACGCTTTTACAGTATCAGGTGTTACTCGATGATTTTGGCATATTAATTTTAATCGTAATAGGTGTGATGCTGGCAAAAATCTTAACCATCACCTTAGCGGCCGTTATTATGCAAGAGAAATTATCAACAGCGCTGGGAACCGGTATTGCTTTAGCACAAATGGGTGAGTTTGGTTTTATATTGGTCGCATTGGCAAGTAAATATAAATTATTAGACGCGCAGTTATCCTCTCTGATTATTGCAACAGGAGTAATTAGCATGACGCTGACGCCCTTATTGGTAAAATACAGCAGTTATATCTCACGCGAATTATTACACCATTCGGCCAACGCTTTTCGTTTTCAAAAAACTTTGCCCGGGCAATTTACAAAACATACCATTATTTGTGGTTATGGACGTGTCGGGCAAATTGTTTCACGGTTTTTAAAAAATGAATCGCTGCCCTTTATTGTTTTGGACAGAGATCCTATGCGGGTTAAAGAAGCTAGGGAAGGAGGGGAACTCATTGAGTTTGGCGATGCGAGCCGCAGGGAAATATTGTTACTTGCCGGTATTGAAAAAGCCAATTTATTAATTATCACTTTTGATGACCTGCGGCGTTCAATGGCTTTATTAGGGCTGATTAGGGTGCTAAATCCAAGCCTGAAAGTGCTAGTGCGCACCAAGGATGATAAGGGTCTGGATCTGTTAAAAGAGGCGGGTGCTACCGAGGTTATCCCCGAGGTATTAGAGGGCAGTTTGATGTTGGTTGCCCATGTTTTGTTTTTATCGGGCGTACCAAGTAGGCGAATTTTGCAGCGTTTAGAGAGTGAACGCAACATTAAGTACCAACATCTGCATGGTTTTTATTATGGACAAAATAGCCGAAGTGAAAAAAATGCATGGCATATAGAACAGTTACATGCGGTAACTTTAACTGAAGAGGCTGAGGTAGTGGGCAGTTGTGTGCAGGAATTTCACCTTGCCGGCGTTATAATAAAATCTCTGCATCGGGAAAATGGAGCAGAGGTGCTCATTTCAGAAAAAGTACTTTTTGAACCGGGTGATCTGGTTTTGCTGCAGGGCGATAAAGACAGGTTACAACTTGCTGAGAAAATTTTGCTTGGAAAGTGTTACTATGTTCCTGTTTAA
- the xseA gene encoding exodeoxyribonuclease VII large subunit — protein sequence MNISENKNIYSVSSLNRAAKALLETGLGVIWLSGEISNLTIAVSGHWYFTLKDHSAQVRCAMFKGNNRRSGFTPKHGQQVLVRAKLSLYEARGDYQLIIESMAPEGDGLLKQQFEALKFKLAAEGLFSESHKKPLPQLIKCIGIITSSTGAALHDILSILKRRDPRLKVIIYPSLVQGASSAASVAAQIKLANARHECDLLIVGRGGGSLEDLWCFNEALVAYAIYDSQLPIISAVGHEIDVTIADFVADVRAATPSAAAELVSQNKAFHQTQLDTLTNRMKQAILARLQLKSHQHALIREKLLNLHPKHKLQQQTLQLDELSLRLQHAFQATMNQAKRDLQRLQSGLFQHSPEGIISVEQQKQKQLQHRLEHAVQVTLNQKTTLLQNKSSRLNTVSPLATLARGYAIVKDKNGKITTDTAMLQPGDKIEVRLDKGEFEAQVLGGEL from the coding sequence ATGAACATTTCTGAAAATAAAAATATTTATAGCGTCAGTTCACTCAATCGCGCGGCAAAGGCCCTTCTGGAAACGGGATTGGGCGTTATTTGGTTATCGGGCGAAATTTCTAATTTAACCATTGCTGTTTCCGGCCATTGGTACTTCACCCTAAAAGATCACAGTGCACAGGTACGTTGTGCCATGTTTAAAGGTAATAATCGGCGTAGCGGTTTTACGCCTAAACATGGCCAGCAGGTTTTAGTGCGCGCCAAACTTAGCCTTTATGAGGCACGCGGTGACTATCAGCTAATTATTGAAAGCATGGCACCTGAAGGTGATGGTCTATTAAAACAACAATTTGAAGCATTAAAATTTAAATTGGCCGCTGAAGGTTTATTTTCTGAAAGTCACAAAAAACCCCTGCCGCAGTTAATTAAATGTATTGGTATTATTACCTCATCAACGGGGGCTGCACTGCATGATATTCTCAGTATTTTAAAACGTCGCGATCCCCGCCTGAAGGTAATTATCTATCCGTCGTTAGTCCAGGGTGCGAGCAGTGCAGCCTCGGTTGCTGCGCAAATTAAGTTAGCCAATGCCCGTCATGAATGTGATTTATTAATTGTCGGTCGCGGCGGTGGTTCTCTGGAAGATTTATGGTGTTTTAATGAAGCGCTGGTGGCTTATGCAATATATGACAGTCAGTTGCCTATTATCAGTGCCGTTGGCCATGAAATTGATGTCACTATTGCAGATTTTGTCGCCGATGTTCGCGCGGCAACCCCGTCAGCAGCGGCTGAGCTTGTTAGTCAGAATAAAGCCTTTCACCAAACTCAATTAGATACCTTAACAAATCGCATGAAGCAGGCAATTCTGGCGCGCTTGCAGCTAAAATCACATCAACATGCTTTAATCAGAGAAAAATTACTTAATCTCCACCCGAAGCATAAGCTCCAGCAACAGACCTTACAGTTAGATGAACTCAGCCTGCGCTTACAGCATGCTTTTCAGGCAACCATGAATCAAGCCAAACGAGATCTGCAAAGACTGCAAAGTGGTTTATTTCAACATAGCCCAGAAGGCATTATTTCCGTCGAACAACAAAAACAGAAACAACTTCAGCACCGTTTAGAACATGCTGTGCAGGTAACACTCAATCAGAAAACGACTTTACTACAAAATAAAAGCAGTCGACTCAATACCGTCAGCCCGCTGGCAACGCTGGCACGCGGTTATGCGATTGTAAAAGATAAGAACGGGAAAATCACCACGGATACGGCCATGCTGCAACCTGGGGATAAAATAGAGGTGCGTTTAGATAAGGGAGAATTTGAAGCACAAGTGCTAGGTGGCGAGCTGTAA
- a CDS encoding ABC transporter permease — MDKRKMASGRKMVIRWSWREIWQGQLWPVMAALTLIIACVVALSALAIRVEKVMTDHGRSMIAADLVFSSANPTPELILTKAEQLGLTTSDQTRFQTMAFSGSKMQLVSVKAVQSSYPLRGELILIGSGDASKGSLQPGELWIAERLFSLLGVKIGDQLDIGDLKLKVSGKIASEPELTYNPFRTMPSVFIHQSDLDKTGAVQVGSRVRYRTFFKGGDSELKLLQKVYPVQAGERWISEGNQGRTADLIIKAKQYLSLTILMVILMAAVTLVLTCQHYADSRTNTVAMLKSMGAGRRWLRQWLLSQVGLMFAAAIILGSLIGLGLEALLRLPLTGILPDQLPSYGWQPFVFGSAVALLIGLPALGIPLIRLLDTSAIAVLQAQAVKPSKKGLWLIAVPAIAFLLMYGANTLVWMVFGGLIMLFVVLASASYVLLHLLSKAKWGPAMSLALSRIKRSAKSSLMQLAALSGSLMLVAVIWLVRTDLLGDWQQTLPADAPNVFAINIAPTDQQAYLKKLDDNDIPRSSAYPIIRGRLTEVNGKDAKQYEDNANDHINALHRELNFTWVTELPKDNPVVAGKWTDQGGVSIEQSLAADLGIKVGDKLGFMVNGQPFSVPVNSIREVQWQSMKPNFYLIFTPDIVEGLPATWLVSFRINDQQLPFLNQLGRDYQTVSLLDLRSMGGKLQAILGQITWSLTVLAGVGVLSGLLLIFTLLRLSLNQRQREITLYRTLGASRKRISQTLWSEYGIMAIAAGFVAVAGAESIVFSLLKWGFKLEPSLHPLMWFTLPFLALLVVFASLMSVIKGLLKPLK, encoded by the coding sequence ATGGACAAGCGTAAAATGGCTTCCGGGCGGAAGATGGTAATACGTTGGAGTTGGCGTGAGATCTGGCAAGGGCAATTGTGGCCGGTCATGGCTGCGCTTACCTTGATTATTGCTTGTGTTGTGGCGCTATCAGCATTAGCTATTCGCGTTGAAAAAGTGATGACAGATCATGGCCGTTCAATGATCGCAGCTGATTTGGTTTTCTCTTCAGCGAACCCGACACCTGAATTAATATTGACTAAGGCTGAACAACTCGGCTTAACAACGTCAGATCAAACCCGTTTTCAAACCATGGCATTTAGCGGCAGTAAGATGCAGTTAGTGAGCGTTAAAGCGGTGCAAAGCAGTTATCCGCTGCGCGGTGAGTTAATTTTAATCGGCTCGGGTGACGCGTCGAAAGGGTCTTTGCAACCGGGAGAGTTATGGATTGCTGAACGTTTGTTTTCTTTATTAGGGGTTAAAATTGGTGATCAGCTTGATATTGGCGATTTAAAATTAAAGGTCTCCGGGAAAATAGCGTCGGAGCCTGAACTGACCTATAACCCTTTTCGAACTATGCCCAGTGTGTTTATCCATCAATCTGATCTGGATAAAACGGGCGCGGTACAAGTAGGCAGCCGAGTACGATACCGGACTTTTTTTAAGGGCGGTGACAGTGAACTTAAGCTGCTGCAGAAAGTTTACCCGGTACAAGCGGGTGAACGCTGGATAAGTGAAGGCAATCAGGGGCGAACAGCCGATTTAATCATAAAAGCCAAACAATACCTGTCGCTGACTATTTTGATGGTGATCTTAATGGCAGCGGTCACCCTTGTGCTGACCTGCCAGCATTACGCCGATAGTCGGACCAATACGGTGGCGATGTTAAAAAGTATGGGCGCCGGTAGACGCTGGTTGCGTCAATGGTTATTAAGCCAAGTTGGTTTAATGTTTGCAGCGGCTATTATTTTAGGTTCACTAATTGGCCTGGGTCTGGAGGCCCTGCTGCGTTTACCTTTGACAGGCATTTTACCGGATCAATTACCAAGCTATGGTTGGCAGCCTTTTGTTTTTGGCAGCGCGGTGGCATTGTTGATTGGTTTGCCTGCATTAGGAATACCGCTAATAAGGTTATTGGACACATCGGCTATTGCAGTATTACAGGCTCAGGCTGTAAAACCCTCTAAAAAGGGATTGTGGTTAATCGCTGTGCCTGCTATTGCATTTTTACTTATGTATGGCGCGAATACCTTAGTATGGATGGTATTTGGCGGATTAATTATGCTCTTTGTGGTGCTTGCGAGTGCCAGTTATGTTTTATTGCATCTTCTCAGTAAAGCCAAGTGGGGGCCAGCTATGTCCCTTGCCTTAAGCCGTATTAAACGTTCTGCAAAAAGCAGTCTGATGCAGCTTGCCGCATTGTCGGGATCACTTATGCTGGTGGCGGTAATTTGGCTGGTAAGAACAGATTTATTAGGTGATTGGCAGCAGACCTTACCGGCCGATGCGCCAAATGTCTTTGCCATCAATATTGCCCCAACCGACCAACAAGCCTATTTAAAAAAGTTAGATGATAATGATATTCCAAGATCTTCAGCTTATCCTATTATTCGCGGCCGCCTGACGGAAGTTAACGGTAAAGATGCAAAACAATATGAAGATAATGCCAATGACCATATTAACGCATTACATCGGGAATTAAACTTTACCTGGGTAACTGAGCTCCCTAAGGATAATCCAGTAGTTGCAGGGAAGTGGACAGATCAAGGAGGAGTTTCTATCGAGCAAAGCTTAGCGGCAGATTTAGGGATTAAAGTTGGAGATAAATTAGGATTTATGGTTAATGGCCAACCCTTCAGCGTACCGGTAAATTCAATTCGTGAAGTGCAATGGCAAAGTATGAAGCCAAACTTTTACCTTATTTTTACCCCCGATATTGTTGAAGGTCTACCTGCTACCTGGTTAGTCAGTTTTCGTATTAACGATCAGCAGCTCCCTTTCCTGAATCAGCTTGGACGCGATTACCAAACGGTCAGTTTATTAGATTTACGCAGCATGGGCGGCAAACTGCAAGCTATTTTAGGGCAAATCACCTGGTCACTAACGGTGCTTGCGGGTGTTGGCGTGCTCAGCGGACTATTATTAATTTTTACTTTATTACGTTTAAGTTTGAATCAGCGGCAACGTGAAATTACATTATATCGAACATTAGGGGCAAGCAGGAAAAGAATCAGCCAAACCCTCTGGAGTGAATATGGGATAATGGCCATTGCGGCAGGTTTTGTGGCCGTCGCCGGGGCTGAGTCAATCGTTTTTAGTTTGCTAAAATGGGGGTTTAAGTTAGAGCCGAGCTTACATCCTTTAATGTGGTTTACTTTGCCATTTTTAGCGCTGTTAGTGGTTTTTGCCAGCTTGATGAGTGTGATTAAGGGCTTGTTAAAACCCTTAAAGTAA